From the Sphingomonas phyllosphaerae 5.2 genome, one window contains:
- a CDS encoding YaiI/YqxD family protein has protein sequence MRILVDADACPVKEEIYRVAYRLAVPVTVVSNAHLRVPVHPLIERVVVGDTFDAADDWIAERVDGGTVVVTADILLADRCLKAGAAAVISPNGRPFTSSSIGNAVAVRAIMSDLRAGGDRIGGPPPFAKEDRSRFLSALDTAVIRARRQAGI, from the coding sequence TTGCGCATCCTGGTCGACGCCGACGCCTGCCCGGTGAAGGAGGAGATCTACCGGGTCGCGTACCGGCTCGCGGTGCCTGTGACGGTCGTCAGCAACGCGCACCTGCGCGTGCCCGTGCACCCGCTGATCGAGCGAGTCGTGGTCGGCGACACCTTCGACGCGGCGGACGACTGGATCGCCGAGCGCGTCGATGGCGGCACCGTCGTGGTCACCGCCGACATACTGCTCGCCGATCGGTGCCTGAAAGCCGGCGCCGCCGCGGTGATCTCCCCCAACGGTCGCCCGTTCACCAGCAGCTCGATCGGTAACGCCGTCGCGGTGCGCGCGATCATGAGCGACCTGCGTGCAGGAGGCGACCGTATCGGCGGCCCACCGCCGTTCGCAAAGGAGGATCGCTCGCGGTTCCTGTCGGCGCTGGACACGGCGGTGATCCGCGCACGACGGCAGGCAGGAATCTGA
- the poxB gene encoding ubiquinone-dependent pyruvate dehydrogenase, with the protein MQIADLITETLAAAGVERIWGVTGDSLNAINDSLRRSGKIEWMHVRHEEVAAFSAGAEAAATGALAVCAGSCGPGNLHLINGLFDCQRNRVPVLAIAAHIPSSEIGLSYFQETHPTELFRECSHFCEMVQTPEQLPELLHRALRTAIGKQGVAVLVIPGDVALKDAPAAARADFAAPVPPRIVPQAAEIDRLAELLNGSKAVTLLCGAGVAGAHDEVVALAAALQAPIVHAYRGKEYIEWDNPFDVGMTGLIGFSSGYHAMMDCDTLLMLGTDFPYRNFYPEKARIAQVDRDPSALGRRVQLDIGIVADVREAASALRERIAPGRSDTFLTKARDHYAKARKGLDDLATARDGEKPLHPQFVARTIDAVADRDAVFTADVGTPAVWAARYLTMNGRRRLIGSFNHGSMANAMPQALGAQAAFPGRQVVSLSGDGGLTMLMGDMLTAVQMQLPIKIVVFNNSTLGFVAMEQKAAGYVDTAVSLQNPDFGAVAREMGFFGARVTRSDELEAALRAAFEHDGPALVDVVTETQELAMPPKIKAEQVKGFSLYTLRAIMSGRGDEVVELAKANLFR; encoded by the coding sequence ATGCAGATCGCCGACCTCATCACCGAAACACTGGCCGCGGCGGGCGTCGAGCGGATCTGGGGCGTAACCGGCGACAGCCTCAACGCGATCAACGACAGCCTGCGCCGTTCGGGCAAGATCGAGTGGATGCACGTCCGCCACGAAGAGGTCGCCGCGTTTTCGGCCGGTGCGGAGGCTGCCGCTACCGGCGCGCTTGCGGTCTGCGCAGGCAGTTGCGGCCCCGGCAACCTCCATCTGATCAACGGGTTATTCGATTGCCAGCGCAACCGTGTTCCCGTGCTCGCGATCGCTGCGCATATCCCGTCGAGCGAGATCGGCCTGTCCTACTTCCAGGAGACGCATCCGACCGAGCTGTTCCGCGAATGCAGTCACTTCTGCGAGATGGTGCAGACGCCCGAACAATTGCCCGAACTGCTCCACCGCGCGCTGCGCACCGCGATCGGCAAGCAGGGGGTCGCGGTGCTGGTCATTCCCGGCGACGTCGCGCTGAAGGACGCGCCCGCCGCCGCGCGCGCCGATTTCGCCGCACCGGTGCCGCCGCGGATCGTGCCGCAGGCCGCGGAGATCGATCGCCTCGCCGAACTGCTCAACGGATCGAAAGCCGTCACCTTGCTGTGTGGCGCCGGCGTGGCCGGGGCGCATGACGAGGTGGTGGCGCTCGCCGCCGCGCTGCAAGCACCGATCGTCCACGCCTATCGCGGCAAGGAATATATCGAATGGGACAATCCGTTCGACGTCGGCATGACCGGCCTGATCGGCTTCTCGTCCGGCTATCACGCGATGATGGATTGTGACACGCTGCTGATGCTCGGCACCGATTTCCCGTATCGCAACTTCTACCCCGAAAAGGCGAGGATCGCGCAGGTCGATCGCGATCCTTCCGCGCTCGGCCGCCGCGTTCAGCTCGACATCGGCATCGTCGCCGACGTGCGCGAAGCCGCGAGCGCGCTGCGCGAACGCATCGCCCCTGGCCGTTCCGACACGTTCCTGACCAAGGCACGCGATCATTACGCCAAGGCGCGCAAGGGGCTCGATGATCTCGCCACCGCGCGCGATGGCGAAAAGCCGCTCCACCCGCAATTCGTCGCGCGTACCATCGACGCGGTCGCCGACCGCGACGCGGTGTTCACCGCCGACGTCGGCACCCCCGCGGTCTGGGCAGCACGCTATCTGACGATGAACGGGCGTCGGCGACTCATCGGATCGTTCAACCACGGCTCGATGGCCAATGCGATGCCGCAGGCGTTGGGTGCTCAGGCGGCGTTCCCGGGGCGACAGGTCGTGTCGCTGTCCGGCGATGGCGGGCTGACGATGCTGATGGGCGACATGCTCACGGCGGTGCAGATGCAGCTTCCGATCAAGATCGTCGTCTTCAACAATTCGACGCTCGGCTTCGTTGCGATGGAGCAGAAGGCCGCTGGCTATGTCGACACCGCAGTCTCGCTCCAGAACCCCGATTTCGGTGCGGTCGCACGCGAGATGGGCTTCTTTGGTGCGCGCGTCACCCGCTCCGACGAGCTGGAGGCGGCACTACGTGCCGCCTTTGAACATGATGGTCCGGCCTTGGTCGACGTCGTGACCGAAACGCAGGAACTCGCGATGCCGCCCAAGATCAAGGCCGAGCAGGTGAAGGGCTTCAGCCTCTACACGCTCCGCGCGATCATGAGCGGCCGCGGCGACGAAGTGGTCGAACTGGCAAAGGCGAACCTGTTCCGGTGA
- a CDS encoding cell wall hydrolase: MAQHRPVPRKRSRQRRQRRRDATLRRWWLLLGIATLAVIAIALLGPRTTLSPDPVRPLSMAQARASNAAVPIVRRRAAAPYRFRGGPAARAQAADCLATAALYEVGNDSRGQRAVMQVVLNRVRRPGFPKTVCGVVYQGAARVTGCQFSFTCDRSFARRPQHSGWASARRRARGALSGGVFADVGRATHYHADWVVPYWRDSLVKVGRVGPHLFYERGGRPPARPSSLSR, from the coding sequence GTGGCCCAGCATCGTCCCGTCCCCCGCAAGCGCAGCCGGCAGCGTCGGCAGCGTCGCCGCGACGCCACGCTGCGGCGCTGGTGGCTGCTGCTCGGCATCGCGACGCTGGCGGTGATCGCGATTGCGCTGCTCGGCCCGCGCACCACGTTGTCGCCCGATCCGGTCCGTCCCCTGTCGATGGCGCAGGCACGCGCTTCCAACGCCGCCGTACCGATCGTCCGCCGTCGCGCCGCGGCGCCCTACCGATTCCGCGGCGGTCCCGCGGCGCGCGCGCAGGCCGCCGATTGCCTTGCGACCGCCGCGCTCTACGAGGTCGGCAACGACAGTCGCGGGCAGCGCGCGGTGATGCAGGTCGTGCTGAACCGCGTTCGCCGCCCCGGCTTCCCGAAGACGGTCTGCGGCGTCGTCTATCAAGGCGCTGCGCGCGTCACCGGCTGCCAGTTCTCGTTCACCTGCGACCGCTCGTTTGCGCGTCGTCCGCAGCATAGCGGCTGGGCCAGTGCGCGCCGCCGCGCACGCGGCGCCCTCTCGGGCGGCGTCTTCGCCGACGTCGGGCGCGCAACGCATTACCACGCGGACTGGGTGGTCCCCTATTGGCGCGACTCGCTGGTAAAGGTCGGCCGGGTCGGTCCGCACCTGTTCTACGAGCGTGGCGGTCGCCCACCGGCGCGACCTTCCTCACTTTCCCGTTGA
- a CDS encoding putative bifunctional diguanylate cyclase/phosphodiesterase has product MARLIVRLKQLRQSDSRITAQVRAVLVESLYASPQSLIIGALTSTMIAAVVAWAANDAWLAGCAGSIGLIGIVRIADTMRCHPQDAASARRHELQYRLGALAYSGLLGLFGFLTLTRAHDGVLPLLAVTTAIGYAAGIAGRNAGRPQIALAQLCLASLPLVAGLLIALEPLKAVLALVILMFVIAMVDITLQTYGAILKATIVSHEKAALAEHHAAAARRDDLTGLSNRTAFREQFEDRLASRSSTAGRLALYWLDLDRFKEVNDTFGHLAGNALLAAVAGRLRDRFGADSVVARLGGDEFAIVRVVGDPDEAAAIGAAILDAVRAPVAHDGHSLRTSASIGVAVSPENGRDADTLLKNADLALYRAKESGRGQLYFYEPVMDEKIERRRQLGSELQGALDRGEFDLRFQPIFDLVDDRITSCEVLLRWTNRRHGAVSPAEFIPIAEDNGLIDTIGNWVLHQACRVARDWPPHVTIAVNLSPIQLRATHLPAVVLDALRSTGLAPERLNLEVTESVLLDDVEASLAALEALNRLRVRTTLDDFGTGYSSLSYLTRFPFQTLKIDRSFITDLNHSPASIAIVQTVVDLAAKLGMRTVAEGVETPAQLEHLRRTRCDAVQGYLLARPMPADDVAALLADDPRP; this is encoded by the coding sequence ATGGCGCGCCTGATCGTCCGGCTGAAACAGCTACGCCAGTCCGACAGCCGGATCACGGCGCAGGTGCGCGCGGTGCTGGTCGAATCGCTTTATGCCTCGCCGCAGTCGCTGATCATCGGTGCACTGACCAGCACGATGATCGCCGCTGTCGTCGCCTGGGCTGCGAACGACGCGTGGCTGGCGGGGTGCGCCGGATCGATCGGCCTGATCGGCATCGTCCGGATCGCCGACACGATGCGCTGCCACCCGCAGGACGCTGCGTCGGCACGCCGCCACGAACTGCAATATCGGCTCGGCGCGCTGGCCTATTCCGGCCTGCTCGGCCTGTTTGGTTTCCTGACGCTGACGCGCGCGCACGATGGCGTGTTGCCGCTGCTCGCCGTCACCACCGCGATTGGCTATGCCGCGGGGATCGCAGGACGCAATGCCGGACGCCCGCAGATCGCGCTGGCGCAATTGTGTCTCGCCTCGCTGCCGCTGGTCGCCGGGCTTCTGATCGCGCTTGAGCCGCTGAAAGCGGTGCTGGCGCTGGTGATCCTGATGTTCGTCATCGCGATGGTGGACATCACGCTCCAGACCTATGGCGCGATCCTGAAGGCGACGATCGTCAGCCACGAGAAAGCGGCGCTTGCCGAACATCACGCCGCGGCCGCCCGCCGCGACGACCTGACGGGTCTGTCGAACCGCACGGCCTTCCGCGAACAGTTCGAGGATCGACTGGCCAGCCGCTCCTCCACCGCCGGTCGCCTGGCGCTCTACTGGCTCGATCTCGATCGCTTCAAGGAGGTCAACGACACCTTCGGCCACCTGGCTGGCAACGCCTTGCTCGCCGCGGTCGCCGGGCGCCTGCGCGATCGCTTCGGCGCCGACAGCGTCGTGGCGCGGCTCGGTGGCGACGAATTCGCGATCGTCCGCGTGGTCGGCGACCCTGACGAGGCGGCGGCGATCGGTGCTGCGATCCTCGATGCGGTGCGCGCGCCGGTCGCGCACGACGGCCACAGCCTGCGCACCAGCGCCTCGATCGGCGTGGCGGTGTCGCCGGAGAACGGCCGCGACGCCGACACGTTGCTCAAGAACGCCGACCTTGCCCTCTACCGTGCCAAGGAAAGCGGACGCGGCCAGCTATATTTCTACGAACCGGTCATGGATGAGAAGATCGAGCGCCGTCGTCAGCTGGGCAGCGAATTGCAAGGAGCGCTAGACCGCGGCGAGTTCGACTTGCGCTTCCAGCCGATCTTCGACCTGGTCGACGATCGTATCACCTCGTGCGAGGTGCTGCTGCGCTGGACCAACCGCCGCCACGGTGCCGTCTCCCCTGCCGAGTTCATCCCGATCGCGGAGGATAACGGGCTGATCGACACGATCGGCAATTGGGTGCTCCATCAGGCGTGCCGCGTCGCACGCGACTGGCCGCCGCACGTCACGATCGCAGTGAACCTGTCGCCGATCCAGTTGCGCGCCACGCATCTACCGGCGGTGGTGCTCGACGCCTTGCGAAGCACAGGGCTCGCTCCGGAACGCCTGAACCTCGAAGTGACGGAATCGGTGCTGCTCGACGATGTCGAGGCATCGCTGGCGGCGTTGGAAGCGCTCAACCGGCTGCGCGTGCGTACGACGCTCGATGATTTCGGTACCGGCTATTCGTCGCTTAGTTATCTCACACGCTTCCCGTTTCAGACCCTGAAGATCGACCGCTCCTTCATCACCGATCTGAATCACAGCCCGGCATCGATCGCGATCGTCCAGACCGTCGTCGATCTCGCCGCCAAGCTCGGGATGCGCACCGTCGCCGAAGGGGTCGAGACACCCGCGCAGCTCGAGCACCTCCGCCGCACGCGGTGCGACGCGGTGCAGGGCTATCTGCTGGCGCGCCCGATGCCCGCCGACGACGTCGCAGCACTCCTGGCGGACGATCCCCGGCCCTGA
- a CDS encoding crotonase/enoyl-CoA hydratase family protein has translation MTVETLITPARALFALDQLDVQFDPALGTLWTYMRPHARPSFNPGLLHDFVQWQDDVGLAVDSGAMPIRYLVLGSHFPGVFSLGGDLDLFAQLIRGRDRAALVKYGQACVQILHRNMLGLGRPIVTIGLVEGDALGGGFEALLSFNVVIAERGATFGLPETLFGLFPGMGAHCFLSRRLGAARAEQMILSGRSYTAEELYDMGLVHALAEPGDGRRMVEDYIRGNRRRHSAHCAIYEASRAVNPLPLAELEAVVDLWADAALRLGETDLKLMRRLVAAQVKLLEKAGQVTVAAD, from the coding sequence ATGACCGTCGAAACACTCATCACACCCGCGCGTGCGCTGTTCGCGCTCGATCAGCTGGACGTTCAATTCGATCCGGCGCTCGGTACCCTGTGGACCTACATGCGCCCGCACGCGCGCCCCAGCTTCAATCCCGGATTGCTCCACGACTTCGTGCAATGGCAGGACGACGTCGGCCTGGCGGTCGACAGCGGCGCGATGCCGATCCGCTATCTGGTGCTCGGCTCGCACTTTCCCGGCGTGTTCTCGCTTGGCGGCGACCTGGATCTGTTCGCGCAGCTGATTCGCGGGCGCGACCGCGCGGCGTTGGTCAAATACGGTCAGGCGTGCGTGCAGATACTCCATCGCAACATGCTCGGGCTCGGGCGGCCGATCGTCACGATCGGGCTGGTCGAAGGCGACGCACTGGGCGGCGGGTTCGAAGCATTGCTGTCGTTCAACGTCGTCATCGCCGAGCGCGGCGCGACGTTCGGGCTGCCCGAGACGCTGTTCGGGCTGTTCCCCGGCATGGGCGCGCATTGCTTCCTCTCGCGGCGGCTGGGCGCCGCACGGGCCGAGCAGATGATCCTGAGCGGGCGCAGTTACACGGCCGAGGAATTGTACGACATGGGACTGGTTCACGCGCTTGCCGAACCCGGTGACGGACGGCGGATGGTCGAGGACTATATCCGCGGCAACCGCCGCCGCCACAGCGCGCATTGCGCGATCTACGAGGCGTCGCGCGCGGTGAACCCGTTACCGCTCGCCGAGTTGGAGGCGGTGGTCGATCTATGGGCAGACGCGGCGCTACGTCTGGGGGAGACTGACCTGAAGCTGATGCGTCGATTGGTGGCAGCGCAGGTGAAACTGCTGGAGAAAGCGGGGCAGGTCACCGTGGCAGCGGATTGA